The Acidobacteriota bacterium genome has a window encoding:
- the ndk gene encoding nucleoside-diphosphate kinase, protein MSQTTLGIVKPDAVAKGNIGNILKIIEDNDLQIAAMKMVRMSKSEAEGFYYVHRQRPFFGSLTGFMSEGPVVLLALRGQDAIARWRQLMGATNPEDAEEGTIRKLYAESIERNSVHGSDSPESAAFELRYFFNGLELQI, encoded by the coding sequence ATGTCTCAGACGACTTTAGGCATAGTCAAGCCCGACGCCGTGGCCAAGGGCAATATCGGCAACATCCTCAAAATCATCGAAGACAACGACCTGCAGATCGCAGCCATGAAGATGGTGCGCATGAGCAAGTCTGAGGCCGAAGGCTTCTACTACGTTCACCGCCAACGCCCCTTCTTCGGCAGCTTGACCGGATTCATGTCCGAAGGTCCGGTGGTGCTGCTGGCCCTGCGCGGCCAGGACGCCATCGCCCGCTGGCGCCAGTTGATGGGGGCCACCAATCCCGAGGACGCCGAAGAAGGCACCATCCGCAAGCTCTACGCCGAAAGCATCGAGCGCAACAGCGTCCACGGCAGCGACAGTCCCGAGTCGGCAGCCTTCGAACTGCGCTACTTCTTCAACGGCCTCGAGCTGCAAATTTAA
- the sucD gene encoding succinate--CoA ligase subunit alpha: MSIWVDKDTKLMVQGLTGREGSFHAAQCRQYGTQVVAGVTPGKGGQDHEGIPVFNTVAEAKEATQANVSVIFVPPPFAGDAILEAVEADLDLVVCITEGIPVRDMLEVAHYQKGRRTRLIGPNCPGIITPGECKIGIMPGHIHKPGRVGIISRSGTLTYEAVGQLTGKDIGQSTCVGIGGDPIIGTGFIDCLRAFQSDPDTDAVVMIGEIGGSAEEEASEYIQAQMSKPVVGFIAGQTAPPGRRMGHAGAIISGGEGTAESKMKKMKSCGVQVVKSPADIGSAIQEVLAARS, from the coding sequence GTGTCAATTTGGGTCGATAAAGATACGAAACTTATGGTGCAGGGCCTGACCGGCCGGGAAGGCAGCTTTCACGCCGCCCAGTGCCGCCAGTACGGCACTCAGGTGGTCGCCGGCGTCACGCCCGGCAAAGGCGGACAGGACCACGAAGGCATTCCCGTCTTCAATACCGTGGCCGAGGCCAAGGAGGCCACTCAGGCCAACGTCAGCGTCATCTTCGTCCCGCCCCCCTTCGCGGGCGACGCCATTCTGGAAGCGGTGGAAGCCGATCTCGACCTGGTGGTCTGCATCACCGAGGGCATCCCCGTGCGCGACATGCTGGAGGTGGCTCATTATCAAAAGGGCCGCAGGACGCGCCTGATCGGGCCCAACTGTCCCGGCATCATCACCCCCGGCGAGTGCAAGATCGGCATCATGCCGGGCCACATCCACAAGCCGGGACGGGTCGGCATCATCTCCCGCAGCGGAACCCTCACCTACGAGGCCGTGGGCCAGCTTACGGGCAAGGACATCGGTCAAAGCACCTGCGTGGGCATCGGCGGCGATCCCATCATCGGGACCGGCTTCATCGATTGCCTGCGGGCTTTTCAGTCCGACCCCGACACTGACGCGGTGGTCATGATCGGCGAGATCGGAGGCAGCGCCGAAGAAGAAGCGTCCGAGTACATTCAGGCCCAAATGAGCAAGCCTGTGGTAGGCTTCATCGCCGGGCAGACGGCCCCTCCGGGCCGCCGCATGGGCCACGCCGGAGCCATCATCTCAGGCGGCGAAGGTACGGCCGAGAGCAAGATGAAGAAAATGAAGTCCTGCGGCGTGCAGGTGGTCAAGTCGCCCGCCGACATCGGCTCGGCCATTCAAGAAGTCCTGGCCGCCCGAAGCTGA
- the sucC gene encoding ADP-forming succinate--CoA ligase subunit beta, producing MKIHEYQAKEILREYGVKVPRGRVTDNAAEAYEIAREFGGTVAVKAQIHAGGRGKGGGVKIARSPSQAEEAARQILGMNLVTHQTGPEGSLVRKVLIEEGLEIQKEFYLGITLDRSRRCPALMGSSEGGVEIEKVAAESPDKILKEFIDPGLGLRPFQSNHIAFGLGLQGKTVRRASQFMDSLFKAYMETDASLAEINPLVVTGDGEVYALDAKMNFDDNALFRHPPIRAYRDFSEEEPLEIQASRFGLSYIKLDGNVACMVNGAGLAMATMDIIKLHGGNPANFLDVGGGASEEAITNAFRILVSDEAVQAVLINIFGGIMRCDVVAKGVVNAAREIGVELPIVVRLEGTNVKQGRQILEDSDLSFAVADGMGDAAEKVVRLAGQAA from the coding sequence ATGAAGATACACGAGTATCAGGCCAAAGAGATCCTGAGAGAGTACGGCGTCAAGGTTCCTCGGGGACGAGTGACCGACAACGCCGCTGAAGCATACGAAATCGCCCGCGAGTTCGGCGGGACGGTGGCCGTCAAGGCCCAGATCCACGCCGGCGGACGCGGCAAGGGCGGCGGCGTCAAGATCGCCCGATCGCCCAGCCAGGCCGAAGAGGCCGCCCGCCAGATCCTGGGCATGAACCTGGTCACCCACCAGACCGGTCCCGAGGGAAGTCTGGTGCGCAAAGTCCTCATCGAAGAAGGACTCGAGATCCAGAAGGAGTTCTACCTGGGCATCACCCTCGACCGCTCCCGCCGCTGCCCGGCGCTGATGGGCAGCAGCGAAGGAGGCGTCGAGATCGAGAAGGTGGCTGCCGAGAGCCCCGACAAGATCCTCAAGGAATTCATCGATCCCGGACTGGGACTGCGTCCTTTTCAAAGCAACCACATTGCTTTCGGGCTGGGCCTGCAAGGCAAGACGGTGCGCCGGGCCTCGCAGTTCATGGACAGTCTCTTTAAGGCCTACATGGAGACCGACGCCTCCCTGGCCGAGATCAATCCCCTGGTGGTGACGGGCGACGGCGAAGTCTACGCCCTGGACGCCAAGATGAACTTTGACGACAACGCCCTCTTCCGCCATCCCCCCATCCGGGCCTACCGCGATTTCAGCGAAGAAGAACCGCTCGAGATCCAGGCCTCGCGCTTCGGACTCAGCTACATCAAGCTGGACGGCAACGTAGCCTGCATGGTCAACGGCGCCGGACTGGCCATGGCCACCATGGACATCATCAAGCTGCATGGAGGCAACCCGGCCAATTTCCTCGACGTGGGCGGAGGCGCCAGCGAAGAAGCCATCACCAACGCCTTCCGCATCCTCGTCTCGGACGAGGCCGTGCAGGCCGTGCTGATCAACATCTTCGGCGGCATCATGCGCTGTGACGTGGTGGCCAAGGGCGTGGTCAACGCCGCCAGGGAAATCGGCGTCGAGCTGCCCATCGTGGTGCGCCTGGAGGGCACAAACGTCAAACAGGGGCGTCAGATTCTGGAAGATTCCGACTTGTCTTTCGCGGTCGCCGACGGCATGGGCGACGCCGCCGAAAAGGTGGTCCGCCTGGCCGGCCAGGCGGCCTGA
- a CDS encoding prolyl oligopeptidase family serine peptidase produces MQYGTWKSPLGVRQMSESVRLKDVQWDGSGQTLVWLEEDSGRSSLMTFDPDGGGPRRLNIMPVKANVGYGGGDFSVRGRHVYFCSQGRIWRQSLDEQAPPTALTPPWGQVAAPAASYDGRWVAYVHSCDEVDVLAAVDSRGSRWPLKVAQGRDFYLQPTWHPQERRLAWVGWDHPNMPWDGSGLYCARVLHEDSGIRLDEERLLRGDPRGNIALSQPLFSPDGRHLCFLSDETGWTVPWMLELESGACRPLLEENADFGPPSWIHGMRSMAFSRDGHHLYLVRSQDASCSLQSLDVQSGRLETVSSVTDRAISQIDCGEQGRLAWIGSSPQRPQRIATRRGDRVQSWRHSRPQSLPTAYLSHPNPLRIEAPHHDPRVPDWTQALYYPPTHPDESSQGRPPAIIHFHGGPTSQSASEFDAEVHFYTSRGFAYVELNYRGSSGFGRNYADALKGRWGELELEDAAALADYLAENGLAHPRRLALSGGSAGGFSALLTMARHPGRFRAALCRYPVTDLFALASQTHKFERHYTDSLVGRLPEDALLFQQRSPLLLASRIEDPVALFQGDEDQVVPRSQAESLAETLREQGVPCLLRLYPGEGHGFKKNETWQDYYRSALDFLRRHLVFSAP; encoded by the coding sequence GTGCAATACGGCACTTGGAAGAGTCCGCTGGGCGTTCGCCAAATGTCCGAGAGCGTGCGCCTCAAGGACGTGCAGTGGGACGGAAGCGGTCAAACTTTAGTGTGGCTGGAGGAGGACTCGGGACGCTCCTCCCTGATGACCTTCGACCCAGACGGAGGCGGTCCGCGGCGCCTCAACATCATGCCCGTCAAGGCCAACGTGGGCTATGGCGGAGGCGATTTCAGCGTGCGCGGACGGCATGTATACTTCTGCTCTCAGGGACGCATTTGGCGGCAAAGCCTGGACGAGCAGGCTCCTCCGACTGCCCTGACGCCGCCTTGGGGACAGGTGGCGGCGCCTGCGGCCTCTTACGATGGACGCTGGGTAGCCTACGTGCACTCCTGCGACGAAGTGGACGTATTGGCGGCCGTGGACTCCCGGGGCTCGCGGTGGCCTCTGAAGGTGGCCCAAGGACGGGATTTCTACCTGCAGCCCACCTGGCATCCTCAAGAGCGCCGCCTGGCCTGGGTGGGGTGGGATCACCCCAACATGCCCTGGGACGGCAGCGGACTCTATTGCGCCCGCGTCCTCCACGAAGACAGCGGCATACGATTGGATGAAGAGCGGCTGCTGCGCGGGGATCCCCGAGGCAATATCGCACTGTCCCAGCCGCTTTTCTCGCCGGATGGACGCCACCTCTGCTTTCTCTCCGACGAGACCGGGTGGACGGTGCCCTGGATGCTCGAGCTGGAGAGCGGAGCCTGCCGGCCGCTGCTGGAGGAAAATGCCGACTTCGGCCCGCCCTCTTGGATCCACGGCATGCGCAGCATGGCCTTCAGCCGTGACGGGCATCACCTCTACCTTGTGCGCAGCCAGGACGCCTCATGCTCGCTGCAATCCCTCGACGTGCAGAGCGGTAGGCTGGAAACCGTGTCCAGCGTCACCGACCGCGCCATCAGCCAGATCGACTGCGGCGAGCAAGGACGGCTGGCCTGGATCGGAAGTTCGCCCCAGCGACCTCAACGCATCGCCACGCGGCGCGGCGACCGGGTGCAATCTTGGCGTCACAGCCGCCCCCAATCGCTTCCCACTGCTTACCTCAGCCACCCCAATCCCCTTCGCATCGAAGCCCCCCATCACGATCCGCGAGTGCCTGACTGGACCCAAGCGCTCTACTATCCGCCAACCCATCCTGACGAGTCGTCGCAAGGCCGGCCACCCGCGATCATCCACTTTCACGGGGGACCCACTTCCCAATCGGCCTCAGAATTCGATGCCGAAGTCCACTTCTACACCAGCCGCGGATTCGCCTATGTGGAACTGAACTACCGCGGCAGTTCAGGTTTCGGCCGCAACTACGCCGACGCCCTCAAAGGGCGCTGGGGAGAACTCGAATTGGAGGATGCGGCCGCGCTGGCCGACTATTTGGCCGAGAATGGACTGGCCCACCCGCGGCGCCTGGCTCTGAGTGGAGGAAGCGCGGGCGGTTTTTCGGCTCTACTCACCATGGCCCGTCACCCCGGGCGTTTTCGGGCCGCGCTGTGCCGCTATCCCGTCACAGACCTCTTTGCACTGGCCTCCCAAACCCACAAGTTCGAACGGCACTATACCGACTCGCTGGTGGGACGCCTGCCGGAAGACGCGCTGCTCTTCCAGCAGCGATCACCCTTGCTGCTGGCTTCGAGGATCGAGGACCCGGTGGCCCTCTTCCAGGGCGATGAAGATCAAGTCGTGCCGCGCAGTCAAGCCGAGTCGCTGGCCGAAACGCTGCGGGAGCAGGGCGTCCCCTGCCTGCTGCGCCTCTATCCGGGTGAAGGGCACGGCTTCAAGAAGAACGAGACCTGGCAAGACTACTACCGCAGCGCCCTCGATTTCCTGCGCCGCCACCTGGTCTTCAGCGCACCCTGA
- a CDS encoding FAD-dependent oxidoreductase, which produces MNADVVIVGAGFAGAATAYHLSRPGSASILMLEREQAPGLHSSGRNASLLLQSGSNALVRRLTVLSLKHYQERAERLGFRESGSIQTGSRATLQALLGDEGIESCWISPQEAVKQVPQLEGSAFQQALLTPGDGVMDIARLMDFYLSGARQRGARLLTSAPVTEISGRGPFRIRAGCHFIEAARIVDAAGAWASHIASLAGLPVPALTPKKRHLFHLEAGNVSARQPFLWDQERDFYFRPQGNGLLFSLCDEEADSSLDTTPSPHIEERLQQHLKSHLPSLSGRPPSAIRACFRTHSADGEPLIGAHPQCADFLWVAALGGFGMGASWEIGRRAAQALLGG; this is translated from the coding sequence GTGAACGCCGACGTCGTCATCGTGGGAGCCGGATTCGCCGGAGCCGCCACCGCTTACCACCTGAGCCGGCCCGGTTCCGCCTCCATCCTCATGTTGGAGCGGGAACAAGCCCCTGGCCTGCACTCCTCGGGCCGCAACGCCTCGCTGCTTCTTCAGAGCGGTAGCAATGCCCTGGTCCGCCGGCTTACCGTCCTCAGCCTGAAGCACTACCAGGAAAGGGCCGAACGCCTGGGATTCCGCGAGAGCGGTTCCATCCAAACCGGTTCGCGAGCGACCCTCCAAGCTCTGCTGGGCGATGAGGGCATCGAGTCCTGCTGGATCTCGCCGCAAGAAGCCGTCAAACAGGTGCCGCAACTCGAAGGGTCTGCTTTCCAGCAGGCGCTTCTCACGCCCGGAGACGGTGTCATGGACATCGCCCGGCTGATGGACTTCTACCTTTCGGGGGCTCGCCAGCGGGGGGCGCGGCTGCTGACTTCGGCGCCGGTGACGGAGATCTCGGGCCGGGGTCCGTTCCGAATCCGGGCGGGATGTCACTTCATCGAAGCCGCCCGCATCGTCGACGCTGCCGGGGCCTGGGCGTCGCACATCGCTTCTCTGGCGGGACTTCCCGTTCCGGCGCTGACTCCCAAGAAGCGCCATCTCTTCCACCTGGAAGCCGGCAACGTCTCTGCCCGCCAGCCTTTTCTATGGGACCAGGAGAGGGATTTCTACTTTCGTCCTCAGGGAAACGGGCTCCTCTTCAGCCTATGTGACGAAGAAGCCGACTCATCGCTCGATACTACGCCCTCGCCGCACATCGAAGAGCGTTTGCAACAGCATCTCAAGAGCCATCTGCCCTCGTTGAGCGGACGTCCGCCCAGCGCCATCAGGGCCTGCTTTCGCACTCATTCCGCTGACGGGGAACCGCTCATCGGCGCCCACCCGCAGTGTGCTGATTTCCTCTGGGTGGCCGCCCTGGGCGGATTCGGAATGGGAGCCAGTTGGGAAATCGGGAGGAGAGCTGCACAGGCCTTGCTCGGTGGGTGA
- a CDS encoding 4a-hydroxytetrahydrobiopterin dehydratase — MTDSKKLSDSEIQEQLSSLDGWTIDQGKLFREFKFANFVQAFGFMSQVALLAESLNHHPELFNVYNTVRIHLSTHDAGGITSKDTALASKINVAA; from the coding sequence ATGACAGACAGCAAAAAGCTTTCCGACTCCGAAATCCAAGAGCAGCTTTCCTCTTTGGACGGATGGACGATCGATCAGGGTAAACTCTTCCGCGAGTTCAAGTTCGCCAACTTCGTGCAGGCCTTCGGCTTCATGTCTCAAGTGGCCCTGTTGGCGGAATCACTCAACCATCACCCGGAACTGTTCAACGTCTACAATACCGTCAGGATCCACCTCTCCACTCATGATGCCGGCGGCATCACCTCCAAAGACACGGCGTTGGCCAGCAAGATCAACGTAGCGGCCTAG
- the hflC gene encoding protease modulator HflC → MKISAIVIAILALLLAFVLWDGVFVVSEVEQVIITQFGDPVGDPVAEPGLHFKLPIIQKANFFDKRFLEWDGDPNQIPTRDKRFIWVDTYARWRIADPLRFFQRLRDERGAQSRLDDILDGETRSAIARHDLVEVVRSSNRPPDEILVDSEGESAILEEIKRGRNDITREVLSNAQARAQDLGIELLDLRFKRINYVEEVQQDVFERMIAERERVAAEYLSEGEGEAARIRGERERELQKIRSQAYREAQEIQGKADAEATSIYAEAYNRDQGFYAFLKSMEMYEKTAGSDTFLIMTSDSEFLKYLKNSNPR, encoded by the coding sequence ATGAAAATTTCAGCCATTGTTATCGCCATTCTCGCGCTGCTGCTGGCCTTCGTGCTCTGGGACGGCGTCTTTGTCGTCAGCGAGGTCGAGCAGGTCATCATCACCCAGTTCGGCGATCCGGTCGGTGACCCTGTCGCCGAGCCCGGACTGCATTTCAAGCTGCCCATCATCCAGAAAGCCAACTTTTTCGACAAGCGCTTTCTGGAATGGGACGGCGACCCCAACCAGATCCCCACCCGCGACAAACGCTTTATCTGGGTCGACACCTACGCGCGTTGGCGCATTGCCGATCCCTTGCGCTTTTTTCAGCGCCTGCGCGACGAACGCGGCGCTCAATCCCGTCTCGACGACATACTGGACGGCGAAACCCGCAGTGCCATCGCCCGCCATGATTTGGTGGAAGTGGTGCGCAGCAGCAATCGCCCGCCCGACGAGATCCTGGTCGATTCGGAAGGGGAATCGGCCATCCTGGAAGAGATCAAGCGGGGACGCAACGACATCACCCGCGAAGTGCTGTCCAATGCTCAGGCCCGGGCCCAGGATCTGGGCATCGAGTTGCTCGACCTGCGGTTCAAGCGCATCAACTACGTTGAAGAGGTGCAACAGGACGTCTTCGAGCGCATGATCGCAGAGCGCGAGCGGGTTGCCGCCGAGTACCTTTCCGAAGGTGAGGGCGAGGCGGCCCGCATCCGCGGCGAAAGGGAGCGCGAGCTGCAGAAGATCCGTTCCCAGGCCTATCGCGAAGCGCAGGAGATCCAGGGAAAGGCCGACGCCGAGGCCACCTCGATCTACGCCGAGGCCTACAACCGCGATCAGGGCTTTTATGCTTTTCTCAAGAGCATGGAGATGTATGAGAAAACAGCGGGGTCAGACACCTTCTTGATCATGACCAGCGACAGCGAGTTCTTAAAGTATCTCAAGAACTCCAATCCCCGCTGA
- the hflK gene encoding FtsH protease activity modulator HflK: MDENVFDISKMKTPKIPTKMIGLGILAIVLLLLAFSSFYQVEPEQEGVVLRFGEFNRTTPPGLHFKIPLVEEVYLVPVQRQLKEEFGFRTVEADVRSRYRAVDDESLMLTGDLNVAVVEWIVQYRVADSYKYLFKVRGLTDTFRAMNEAVMRSVVGDRTVTEVLTVGRQEIELAVKERLQELCDQYETGIIMDQVVLQDVNPPDPVKPSWDQVNQAQQQRDRLINQAQTEFNQVIPRASGEAQQVILQAQGYAIDRVNRAQGDAQRFKDLVAEYRRAPQVTRQRMYLETIERVLPLYGGKLLIDSEADGVLPLLPIDTLKKVTNPGSQPSSGSGGGGGQ; this comes from the coding sequence ATGGATGAAAATGTGTTCGACATCTCCAAGATGAAGACTCCAAAAATACCGACAAAGATGATCGGGTTGGGAATCTTGGCGATCGTATTGTTGCTGCTGGCTTTCAGCAGCTTTTATCAGGTCGAGCCCGAGCAGGAGGGCGTTGTCCTCCGCTTCGGAGAGTTTAATCGGACCACACCGCCGGGGCTGCACTTCAAGATTCCCTTGGTGGAAGAAGTCTACTTGGTTCCCGTGCAGCGCCAGCTCAAAGAGGAATTCGGCTTTCGCACCGTGGAAGCCGACGTGCGCTCGCGCTATCGGGCTGTCGATGATGAGTCGCTCATGCTGACCGGCGACCTCAACGTCGCCGTGGTGGAGTGGATTGTTCAGTATCGGGTAGCCGATTCCTACAAGTATCTCTTCAAGGTGCGCGGCCTGACCGACACCTTCCGGGCCATGAACGAGGCTGTGATGCGCAGCGTGGTCGGGGACCGCACGGTGACCGAGGTGCTGACCGTTGGCCGGCAGGAAATCGAACTGGCCGTGAAAGAGCGCCTGCAAGAGCTGTGCGACCAATACGAAACCGGGATCATCATGGACCAGGTGGTTCTTCAAGACGTCAACCCGCCTGATCCGGTCAAGCCCTCCTGGGACCAGGTCAACCAGGCCCAGCAACAGCGTGACCGCCTGATCAATCAGGCCCAGACCGAATTCAACCAGGTCATCCCGCGCGCCAGCGGCGAGGCCCAGCAAGTGATTCTTCAGGCCCAGGGTTATGCCATTGACCGGGTCAACCGGGCCCAAGGAGACGCTCAGCGGTTCAAGGACCTGGTGGCCGAGTACCGAAGGGCCCCCCAGGTCACCCGTCAGCGCATGTACCTGGAGACGATTGAAAGGGTGCTGCCCCTCTACGGCGGCAAGCTGCTGATCGACAGCGAGGCGGACGGGGTTTTGCCGCTCCTGCCCATCGACACCCTCAAGAAGGTCACCAATCCCGGCTCTCAGCCCTCGTCAGGATCGGGCGGAGGGGGAGGACAATAG